A region of Bicyclus anynana chromosome 15, ilBicAnyn1.1, whole genome shotgun sequence DNA encodes the following proteins:
- the LOC112044724 gene encoding juvenile hormone esterase encodes MAKVTISEGTLRGSKVTTDSGVEYYEFLCVPYAKPPVGDLRFKSPQPVEPWDGELDVTSIDENKVCCQADMKLNTQCGSEDCLYLNVFTPTLQSTDTKPLPVMFFIHGGGFLVSNGIIKEDLGPDYLIENGVVVVTINYRLGVFGFLQLGIPEAAGNMGLKDQVQALKWVQNNIDKFGGDRNNVTIFGISAGSAAVEYLMLSPLAKGLFHKTIHQSGSTLNQWTINFEPKKLILKLIDAMGYTGNTDDDKAIYEYLLSSPSSLIVEECFKLLRKIGNIFFGFVPTIEKDFGNNDAFLTESPYKILKEGRFNHVPVIKGFCSREGYLTHVLYPNTVRNLVDNKSFFQNWVYEIEPSDKQKWESEFLKAYTENIQPDDEWDKFAIDFFSDFDFVAGTWLSGEMMADFGLPVYIYEFCYEGNINFFKHFFGMKRNGMAHGDDIAYFFKHSITKFAEEKDIAVRTKLTKLWTNFAKTSIPTSDDIPKWPAFTKNSPDYISINEDITIKSNYEPKKMAIFREIFEKYQK; translated from the exons atggCAAAAGTGACTATAAGCGAAGGTACGTTACGAGGATCAAAGGTGACAACAGATAGCGGTGTTGAATATTATGAGTTCTTGTGTGTGCCGTATGCAAAGCCGCCGGTGGGAGACTTGAGATTTAAG AGCCCTCAGCCTGTAGAACCTTGGGATGGTGAACTAGATGTAACGTCTATTGACGAAAATAAAGTTTGCTGCCAAGCAGATATGAAGCTAAATACCCAATGTGGTAGTGAAGATTGTCTTTACCTCAATGTATTTACACCAACACTGCAAAGCACTGATACAAAACCCCTGCCAgtaatgtttttcattcacgGAGGCGGCTTCCTTGTCAGCAATGGCATCATCAAAGAAGACTTAGGTCCGGACTACCTTATAGAAAATGGCGTCGTCGTTGTGACTATAAATTACAGATTGGGTGTGTTTGGCTTTTTGCAATTGGGTATACCAGAAGCTGCTGGAAATATGGGTCTAAAAGACCAAGTGCAGGCATTAAAATGGGTACAAAACAACATAGATAAGTTTGGTGGAGATCGTAACAATGTAACAATATTCGGCATAAGCGCTGGGTCAGCTGCAGTAGAGTACTTAATGCTGTCGCCATTAGCAAAAGGGCTTTTCCACAAAACGATTCATCAGTCAGGGTCTACACTCAATCAATGGACAATAAATTTTGAGCCGAAGAAACTAATTCTAAAGTTGATCGATGCGATGGGATATACAGGAAATACTGATGACGATAAAGCCATATACGAGTATCTGCTGTCAAGTCCTAGCTCCCTAATTGTGGAGGAGTGTTTCAAATTGTTGCGCAAAATTGGAAATATTTTCTTTGGATTCGTTCCCACTATTGAAAAAGATTTTGGAAATAACGATGCATTCCTGACCGAGTCtccttacaaaatattaaaggaAGGCAGATTCAATCACGTGCCAGTGATAAAAGGATTTTGCAGCAGAGAAGGTTATCTAACACATGTTCTTTACCCGAATACCGTTCGTAATTTGGTTGACAACAAAagcttttttcaaaattgggtcTACGAGATTGAACCTAGCGACAAGCAGAAATGGGAGTCTGAGTTTTTGAAAGCTTACACTGAAAATATACAACCAGACGATGAGTGGGACAAATTCGCAATAGATTTCTTTAGTGATTTCGACTTTGTAGCTGGAACTTGGTTGAGTGGCGAAATGATGGCCGATTTTGGTTTACCAGTATACATTTACGAATTTTGTTACGAGGGAAATATTAACTTTTTCAAGCATTTTTTCGGCATGAAAAGAAACGGCATGGCTCATGGTGATGACATAGCTTATTTCTTCAAACATTCAATAACGAAATTCGCTGAAGAAAAGGATATTGCAGTAAGGACTAAGCTAACGAAACTGTGGACTAACTTTGCGAAAACAAG CATTCCAACTTCTGATGATATTCCGAAGTGGCCAGCGTTCACCAAAAACTCCCCAGACTACATTAGCATCAATGAAGACATAACAATCAAGTCCAATTATGAACCGAAAAAAATGGCGATATTCAGGGAAATCTTTGAAAAGTATCAGAAATGa
- the LOC112044719 gene encoding juvenile hormone esterase isoform X2, with amino-acid sequence MNPIVAVTEGKLSGNVRETSNGTQYVSFKGVPYAKPPINELRFTAPEPPEPWEGVRDATKECNICAQFDRESLKVIGDEDCLYLNVYTPSLPQADASLLPVMVFSHGGGFVYGNGTDDTIHGPDYLIEKNVVVVSLNYRLGVLGFLNLDCKEAPGNMGLKDQVQALKWVQQNIKNFNGDPNNVTIFGISAGGASVEYLMLAPMAKGLFHKAIAQSGSSLLPWAQNNNIKEYATMIPVIKKKVITDNQDLLTFLKTMSIEDLISTAMMVLASEKVKGGLHFGFVPSIEKQGDWEPFFTKSTYELLAQGEFNKVPFISGFCTREGLLMLPYSELFEKIEKDKKFVDLLPFNLDDKQKIEYESKFKTVYLEGNTEYDEQDSFAIDYFTDLDFLGGVYVATSLIAKNNSPVYFYEFKYDGNLNYLKKKLKIDREGACHGDDGGYLVKSDLLKGNLSDTDKLVRDRMCQMWTNFATFGDPTPKIDNVITTTWEPIAKTGMARLVIDDKLTMNYDTDTDRTKLFKELYEKCY; translated from the exons ATGAACCCGATAGTGGCCGTAACAGAAGGAAAGTTATCAGGAAATGTTCGTGAAACTTCTAATGGAACGCAATATGTATCCTTTAAGGGTGTTCCATATGCTAAACCGCCGATCAACGAGTTAAGATTCACT GCACCTGAGCCACCTGAGCCTTGGGAAGGAGTAAGAGATGCCACTAAAGAGTGTAACATTTGTGCCCAGTTTGATAGAGAGTCATTGAAAGTTATAGGAGATGAAGATTGCTTATATTTGAATGTTTATACACCAAGCCTACCTCAAGCAGATGCTTCTTTACTCCCTGTGATGGTTTTCTCCCATGGGGGTGGTTTTGTGTATGGAAATGGAACTGATGACACCATCCATGGGCCAGACTatctaattgaaaaaaatgttgttgTCGTAAGTCTTAATTATAGACTTGGAGTCCTTGGTTTTCTGAATCTAGACTGCAAGGAGGCGCCTGGTAATATGGGATTGAAAGATCAGGTGCAGGCGTTGAAGTGGGTGCAACAAAATATCAAGAACTTCAATGGTGACCCCAATAATGTGACTATTTTTGGCATAAGTGCCGGTGGTGCATCAGTAGAATATTTAATGCTTGCACCTATGGCCAAAGGACTGTTTCATAAAGCTATTGCACAATCAGGCTCATCATTACTACCTTGGGCACAAAACAACAATATTAAAGAATATGCCACAATGATCCCcgtaataaagaaaaaagttatAACAGACAATCAGGACCTACTTACGTTTTTGAAAACAATGTCTATAGAAGACCTTATATCTACCGCCATGATGGTTCTAGCATCTGAAAAGGTTAAAGGAGGACTACACTTTGGATTTGTGCCTTCTATTGAAAAACAGGGTGATTGGGAgccattttttacaaaatcgACTTATGAATTGTTGGCACAAGGGGAATTCAATAAAGTGCCATTCATCAGTGGCTTTTGTACTCGTGAAGGTCTTTTAATGCTGCCATATAGTGAATTATTCgaaaaaattgaaaaagatAAGAAGTTTGTTGACTTGCTTCCCTTCAATCTTGACGACAAGCAGAAGATTGAATATGAATCCAAGTTCAAAACGGTTTATCTAGAAGGGAATACAGAATATGATGAACAGGATTCATTTGCAATTGATTATTTTACTGATCTCGACTTCCTAGGTGGCGTTTATGTTGCCACTTCATTGATTGCTAAAAACAATTCTCCTGTGTATTTCTATGAATTCAAGTATGATGGGAATTTGAATTACTTGAAAAAGAAACTGAAGATTGATAGAGAAGGCGCTTGTCATGGAGATGATGgaggctatcttgtaaagagtGACTTGCTCAAGGGAAATCTGTCTGACACAGACAAGTTGGTGAGAGACAGGATGTGTCAAATGTGGACTAACTTTGCTACATTTGG TGATCCAACTCCAAAAATTGATAATGTTATAACAACAACATGGGAGCCAATTGCAAAGACTGGCATGGCTCGTTTGGTGATTGATGACAAGCTGACTATGAATTATGATACTGATACGGACAGGACAAAATTGTTCAAGGAACTATATGAGAAATGTTATTGA
- the LOC112044719 gene encoding juvenile hormone esterase isoform X1, whose translation MFITRETMNPIVAVTEGKLSGNVRETSNGTQYVSFKGVPYAKPPINELRFTAPEPPEPWEGVRDATKECNICAQFDRESLKVIGDEDCLYLNVYTPSLPQADASLLPVMVFSHGGGFVYGNGTDDTIHGPDYLIEKNVVVVSLNYRLGVLGFLNLDCKEAPGNMGLKDQVQALKWVQQNIKNFNGDPNNVTIFGISAGGASVEYLMLAPMAKGLFHKAIAQSGSSLLPWAQNNNIKEYATMIPVIKKKVITDNQDLLTFLKTMSIEDLISTAMMVLASEKVKGGLHFGFVPSIEKQGDWEPFFTKSTYELLAQGEFNKVPFISGFCTREGLLMLPYSELFEKIEKDKKFVDLLPFNLDDKQKIEYESKFKTVYLEGNTEYDEQDSFAIDYFTDLDFLGGVYVATSLIAKNNSPVYFYEFKYDGNLNYLKKKLKIDREGACHGDDGGYLVKSDLLKGNLSDTDKLVRDRMCQMWTNFATFGDPTPKIDNVITTTWEPIAKTGMARLVIDDKLTMNYDTDTDRTKLFKELYEKCY comes from the exons ATGTTTATTACCAGAGAGACCATGAACCCGATAGTGGCCGTAACAGAAGGAAAGTTATCAGGAAATGTTCGTGAAACTTCTAATGGAACGCAATATGTATCCTTTAAGGGTGTTCCATATGCTAAACCGCCGATCAACGAGTTAAGATTCACT GCACCTGAGCCACCTGAGCCTTGGGAAGGAGTAAGAGATGCCACTAAAGAGTGTAACATTTGTGCCCAGTTTGATAGAGAGTCATTGAAAGTTATAGGAGATGAAGATTGCTTATATTTGAATGTTTATACACCAAGCCTACCTCAAGCAGATGCTTCTTTACTCCCTGTGATGGTTTTCTCCCATGGGGGTGGTTTTGTGTATGGAAATGGAACTGATGACACCATCCATGGGCCAGACTatctaattgaaaaaaatgttgttgTCGTAAGTCTTAATTATAGACTTGGAGTCCTTGGTTTTCTGAATCTAGACTGCAAGGAGGCGCCTGGTAATATGGGATTGAAAGATCAGGTGCAGGCGTTGAAGTGGGTGCAACAAAATATCAAGAACTTCAATGGTGACCCCAATAATGTGACTATTTTTGGCATAAGTGCCGGTGGTGCATCAGTAGAATATTTAATGCTTGCACCTATGGCCAAAGGACTGTTTCATAAAGCTATTGCACAATCAGGCTCATCATTACTACCTTGGGCACAAAACAACAATATTAAAGAATATGCCACAATGATCCCcgtaataaagaaaaaagttatAACAGACAATCAGGACCTACTTACGTTTTTGAAAACAATGTCTATAGAAGACCTTATATCTACCGCCATGATGGTTCTAGCATCTGAAAAGGTTAAAGGAGGACTACACTTTGGATTTGTGCCTTCTATTGAAAAACAGGGTGATTGGGAgccattttttacaaaatcgACTTATGAATTGTTGGCACAAGGGGAATTCAATAAAGTGCCATTCATCAGTGGCTTTTGTACTCGTGAAGGTCTTTTAATGCTGCCATATAGTGAATTATTCgaaaaaattgaaaaagatAAGAAGTTTGTTGACTTGCTTCCCTTCAATCTTGACGACAAGCAGAAGATTGAATATGAATCCAAGTTCAAAACGGTTTATCTAGAAGGGAATACAGAATATGATGAACAGGATTCATTTGCAATTGATTATTTTACTGATCTCGACTTCCTAGGTGGCGTTTATGTTGCCACTTCATTGATTGCTAAAAACAATTCTCCTGTGTATTTCTATGAATTCAAGTATGATGGGAATTTGAATTACTTGAAAAAGAAACTGAAGATTGATAGAGAAGGCGCTTGTCATGGAGATGATGgaggctatcttgtaaagagtGACTTGCTCAAGGGAAATCTGTCTGACACAGACAAGTTGGTGAGAGACAGGATGTGTCAAATGTGGACTAACTTTGCTACATTTGG TGATCCAACTCCAAAAATTGATAATGTTATAACAACAACATGGGAGCCAATTGCAAAGACTGGCATGGCTCGTTTGGTGATTGATGACAAGCTGACTATGAATTATGATACTGATACGGACAGGACAAAATTGTTCAAGGAACTATATGAGAAATGTTATTGA
- the LOC112044716 gene encoding 10 kDa heat shock protein, mitochondrial, producing MSNVVKQLIPLLDRVLIKRAEAITKTAGGIVIPEKAQSKVLHGEVVAVGTGSRKDNGDFIPILVKVGDRVLLPEYGGTKVSLENDEKEYHLFRESDILAKIEN from the coding sequence ATGTCCAACGTAGTGAAACAGTTAATTCCCTTGCTGGACAGAGTACTCATCAAACGAGCGGAAGCAATCACGAAAACTGCAGGAGGCATTGTGATTCCAGAAAAAGCACAATCTAAGGTGCTCCACGGAGAAGTTGTGGCTGTGGGTACCGGCTCAAGAAAAGACAACGGAGACTTCATCCCCATCCTCGTAAAGGTGGGAGACAGAGTCTTGCTACCCGAGTATGGCGGCACCAAAGTTAGCTTAGAAAATGATGAAAAGGAATACCATCTCTTTAGAGAATCTGATATTTTAGCGAAGATTGAGAATTAA
- the LOC112044714 gene encoding glucose-fructose oxidoreductase domain-containing protein 1, with product MLPGIGVFGTGSVAKVLVPFLREKGFPVEAIWGVTLQEAENTAKELKIPFFTNKIDDVLLKKNVNLVFIVCAPNLHAQISVKALGIGKHVVCDKPAGLCQAEALKMVRAAQYYPTLISIINHSLRFLPAFSHMRKCILDSYLGNPNELTLIDVRVQMGSLLGETFNWLCDDTMGGGTLTLVGSHVIDLVSYLSGQKVMKVHGVLRTFVEETSKVNGIRKITAPDFCTFQLQMDKGLLVTATLNNHLPGPCFNQEIYVCSKNGYLVVRGGDLHGRLHKSNPKSIIEEEGKRPHEKEEVIYVDIEDLSCASSVIPKPYIKGLCKMISALKEAFLPVKEQMDWIKEPVKAAATFEDGQRVQATMEALRQSNEDGCWKTVQLLTEPPDPNPALSAAVRRTAISLQ from the coding sequence atgctgCCCGGTATCGGTGTATTCGGGACTGGCTCTGTAGCTAAAGTTTTGGTGCCGTTCTTGAGGGAAAAAGGATTCCCAGTGGAAGCAATATGGGGTGTGACTCTACAGGAAGCTGAAAACACTGCAAAAGAGCTCAAAATACCATTTTTCACTAACAAAATTGATGATGTCTTGTTGAAGAAAAACGTTAACTTGGTCTTCATTGTGTGTGCACCGAATTTACACGCTCAAATATCTGTGAAAGCCCTCGGTATTGGTAAACATGTTGTGTGCGATAAGCCTGCAGGTTTGTGCCAGGCGGAGGCATTGAAAATGGTGCGAGCTGCACAATACTATCCCACccttatatcaataattaatcatTCCCTCAGGTTCCTGCCCGCATTTAGTCACATGCGAAAATGTATCCTAGATAGTTACCTCGGCAATCCAAACGAGCTGACATTGATAGATGTTCGAGTACAAATGGGATCATTACTGGGTGAAACCTTTAATTGGTTGTGTGATGACACCATGGGTGGTGGTACACTAACATTGGTTGGCAGCCATGTTATAGACTTGGTTTCCTATCTCAGTGGCCAGAAAGTCATGAAAGTGCATGGTGTCCTAAGAACATTTGTAGAGGAGACATCTAAAGTTAATGGTATCAGAAAGATTACAGCACCAGACTTCTGCACTTTCCAATTACAGATGGACAAAGGATTGTTAGTGACTGCAACATTGAACAACCATTTGCCGGGGCCATGTTTCAATCAAGAAATCTATGTGTGTAGTAAAAATGGCTACTTAGTTGTTCGAGGTGGTGATCTACATGGCAGATTACATAAATCAAACCCTAAAAGTATAATAGAAGAAGAAGGGAAAAGGCCTCATGAAAAAGAAGAAGTAATTTATGTAGATATTGAGGACTTAAGTTGCGCGTCAAGTGTAATACCCAAGCCATATATTAAAGGGCTTTGCAAGATGATAAGTGCACTTAAAGAGGCCTTCTTACCTGTAAAGGAACAAATGGACTGGATAAAGGAGCCAGTTAAAGCCGCAGCAACATTTGAAGATGGACAACGAGTCCAAGCGACAATGGAAGCATTGCGACAGTCTAATGAAGATGGCTGTTGGAAAACAGTACAATTATTAACTGAACCACCTGATCCTAATCCAGCACTGTCTGCTGCAGTGAGACGAACAGCGATATCTCTGCAGTAA